In a genomic window of Punica granatum isolate Tunisia-2019 chromosome 6, ASM765513v2, whole genome shotgun sequence:
- the LOC116210129 gene encoding LOW QUALITY PROTEIN: ATP-dependent zinc metalloprotease FTSH 9, chloroplastic-like (The sequence of the model RefSeq protein was modified relative to this genomic sequence to represent the inferred CDS: inserted 1 base in 1 codon) has protein sequence MASIESLRPAVHRKIYSNSRSNLHYSRGSSLFWRQSRVFHPNWNRVAMSSTSSLPVRLIGSKEPSSSRRFNLWGGFLQNHGLRDSKILANSQDGDSPASPTPTPTEKSEAKSGETQGVNVNQSSPTSGSNRRREKQGKRSWLWPKGGKWHWQPIIQAQEIGILLLQLGIVMFVMRLLRPGIPLPGSDPKAPVTYISVPYSDFLSKINSNQVKKVEVDGVHIMFKLKSKPGKGVSQAGSPSSPLQDSESLMRSVXPTKRIIYTTTRPNDIKTPYEKMLENQVEFGSPDKRSGGFLNSALIAMFYVTVLAGLLHRFPVSFSQHTAGQLRNRKSAGAGGAKASDHGETITFADVAGVDEAKEELEEIVEFLRSPDRYVRLGARPPRGVLLVGLPGTGKTLLAKAVAGEAEVPFISCSASEFVELYVGMGASRVRDLFARAKKEAPSIIFIDEIDAVAKGRDGKFRIVSNDEREQTLNQLLTEMDGFDSSSAVIVLGATNRSDVLDPALRRPGRFDRIVTVEAPDRTGREAILKVHVTKKELPLAEDVELSDIASMTTGFTGADLANLVNEAALLAGRQNKLVVEKIDFIQAVERSIAGIEKKTAKLKGSERAVVARHEAGHAVVGTAVAHLLPGQPRVEKLSILPRSGGALGYTYIPPTSEDRYLLFVDELRGRLVTLLGGRAAEEVIYSGRVSTGALDDIRRATDMAYKAIAEYGLSQTIGPLSLATLSGGGMDDSGGLPWGRDQGHLVDLVQREVKALLQSALDVALSVIRANPDVLEGLGAQLEEKEKVEGEELQRWLNSVVAPSELQFFIRGSQETLLPLQTAMEISQ, from the exons ATGGCTTCGATTGAGTCTCTGCGGCCTGCTGTTCATCGGAAAATTTACTCGAATTCCCGCTCTAATCTCCACTACTCCCGCGGGTCGAGCTTGTTCTGGCGCCAATCCAGAGTCTTTCATCCGAATTGGAACCGGGTCGCTATGAGCAGTACCAGTTCACTCCCCGTGAGGTTGATTGGTTCTAAGGAGCCCAGCAGCTCGAGGAGGTTCAACCTCTGGGGAGGCTTCCTTCAGAATCACGGCCTCAGGGATAGCAAGATTCTTGCCAACTCTCAGGACGGCGATTCCCCGGCCAgccccacccccacccccaccGAGAAGAGCGAAGCTAAGTCTGGTGAGACTCAGGGCGTTAATGTGAACCAGAGCTCCCCAACTTCGGGGTCCAATAGGCGCAGGGAGAAGCAAGGCAAGCGGAGTTGGCTCTGGCCCAAAGGCGGCAAGTGGCATTGGCAGCCCATAATTCAAGCTCAGGAGATTGGTATCTTGCTATTGCAGCTGGGGATTGTTATGTTTGTCATGCGATTGCTCCGCCCTGGAATTCCCTTGCCCGGCTCCGACCCCAAAGCTCCAGTCACTTACATTAGCGTGCCGTACAGCGACTTCCTCAGTAAGATCAACAGTAATCAGGTGAAGAAAGTCGAGGTTGATGGGGTCCATATCATGTTTAAGTTAAAATCCAAGCCGGGCAAAGGGGTAAGCCAGGCGGGGAGTCCGAGCAGCCCGTTGCAGGATTCAGAGTCCTTGATGAGGAGCG TCCCGACTAAGAGAATCATTTACACGACCACAAGGCCAAACGACATCAAAACCCCTTACGAGAAGATGCTTGAGAACCAGGTGGAGTTTGGCTCACCAGACAAGCGATCGGGAGGATTCTTGAATTCTGCTTTG ATCGCTATGTTCTATGTAACCGTGCTTGCAGGGCTTTTACATCGATTCCCTGTAAGCTTCTCCCAG CACACAGCTGGTCAGCTTAGGAATCGGAAGTCGGCAGGTGCTGGTGGGGCCAAAGCTTCTGATCACGGGGAAACAATAACATTCGCTGATGTTGCAGGTGTTGATGAAGCTAAAGAGGAGCTAGAGGAAATTGTG GAATTCCTAAGAAGCCCAGACAGGTATGTACGTCTTGGAGCCCGGCCTCCACGAGGTGTTCTTCTG GTAGGTCTTCCTGGGACAGGCAAGACGCTTCTAGCTAAAGCTGTAGCAGGGGAGGCTGAAGTTCCATTCATAAGCTGTTCGGCCAGTGAGTTTGTAGAATTATATGTTGGTATGGGTGCCTCACGAGTGAGAGATCTTTTCGCAAGGGCAAAGAAGGAGGCTCCATCTATTATATTTATTGATGAG ATAGATGCTGTAGCAAAAGGTCGAGATGGTAAATTTCGCATAGTCAGCAATGATGAGCGAGAGCAGACCTTGAACCAACTTCTAACT GAGATGGATGGATTTGATAGCAGCTCCGCTGTTATTGTCCTTGGTGCTACTAATCGCTCTGACGTCCTTGATCCTGCTCTTCGCAGGCCAGGAAGATTTGATCGTATAGTTACG GTGGAAGCACCTGACAGGACTGGAAGAGAGGCCATCCTGAAAGTACATGTTACGAAGAAAGAACTCCCACTTGCAGAGGACGTTGAGCTAAGTGACATTGCTTCAATGACTACCGGTTTCACAGG GGCAGACCTTGCCAACTTGGTAAATGAAGCAGCCTTGCTGGCTGGAAGACAGAACAAACTTGTCGTCGAGAAGATTGATTTCATTCAGGCTGTAGAACGCTCAATTGCT GGCATAGAGAAGAAAACTGCAAAACTGAAGGGAAGTGAGAGAGCTGTGGTTGCACGCCATGAAGCTGGCCATGCTGTGGTAGGTACTGCTGTTGCACATCTTCTTCCAGGACAGCCAAGAGTTGAG AAGTTGAGCATATTACCAAGATCAGGAGGGGCACTAGGATATACGTATATACCCCCAACAAGTGAAGATCGGTATCTTCTCTTTGTGGACGAGTTACGCGGTCGCCTAGTCACTCTTCTCGGCGGACGGGCAGCAGAAGAAGTAATTTATTCTGGTCGTGTATCAACGGGTGCCCTCGATGACATTCGAAGAGCAACTGATATGGCATACAAGGCGATAGCTGAATATGGCCTCAGTCAGACTATTGGCCCCCTGTCTTTAGCGACACTTTCTGGTGGCGGCATGGATGACTCTGGGGGCCTTCCCTGGGGAAGAGATCAG GGGCATCTTGTCGATCTTGTCCAACGAGAGGTAAAAGCATTGCTGCAATCAGCCCTGGATGTGGCACTCTCTGTTATCCGTGCCAACCCTGATGTTTTGGAGGGACTTGGTGCCCAGTTAGAAG aaaaggaaaaggtggAAGGAGAAGAGCTGCAACGATGGTTAAACTCAGTTGTTGCACCCTCGGAGCTTCAATTTTTCATCAGAGGCTCACAAGAGACCCTTCTGCCTCTGCAGACAG CAATGGAGATATCCCAGTGA
- the LOC116210130 gene encoding 50S ribosomal protein L4, chloroplastic — protein MASFTSPTSLSFFSSSLFVPSSHKTVNSLSLSRPAKSSLYPFTIRSELTTLPILSFTGEKVGETCLDLKSAPPETARAVVHRAIITDQQNARRGTASTRTRGEVRGGGRKPYPQKKTGKARRGSQRTPLRPGGGVIFGPKPRDWSIKINRKEKRLAISTALSSAVESMTVVEDFGDKFPVPKTQEFTAAMRRWGIDPKEKSMFLMTQVADNVKLSSRNIGTLRMLTPRTLNLFDILNAERLVLTPAVVDFLNARYGMDYDGDSEEDGEFEEGEGGEEDGEEAAQEGAESDEN, from the exons ATGGCTTCCTTCACCTCTCCGACTTCactctccttcttctcctcttccctcTTCGTTCCCTCTTCCCACAAGACCGTAAACTCGCTCTCACTCTCGAGACCCGCCAAGTCCTCTCTTTACCCTTTCACCATCCGCTCCGAGCTCACCACCCTCCCTATCCTCTCCTTCACCGGTGAGAAGGTCGGAGAGACCTGCCTCGACCTTAAGTCGGCTCCTCCGGAGACCGCCCGCGCCGTCGTCCACCGCGCCATCATCACCGACCAGCAGAATGCCCGCCGTGGCACCGCCTCCACCCGGACCCGGGGCGAGGTCCGCGGCGGTGGCAGGAAACCTTACCCACAGAAGAAGACCGGAAAGGCCCGCCGCGGGTCCCAGCGGACCCCTCTCCGCCCGGGCGGTGGGGTAATTTTCGGCCCCAAGCCCCGAGATTGGTCCATCAAAATCAACCGCAAGGAAAAGAGACTTGCCATTTCCACTGCACTCAGCAGCGCTGTTGAGAGCATGACTGTCGTGGAGGATTTTGGCGATAAGTTTCCAGTCCCGAAGACGCAGGAGTTCACAGCGGCGATGAGGAGGTGGGGAATCGACCCGAAGGAGAAATCCATGTTCTTGATGACACAGGTTGCAGACAATGTGAAGCTTTCGAGCAGGAATATCGGGACTTTGAGGATGCTGACACCGAGGACGCTGAATCTGTTTGATATATTGAATGCAGAAAGGTTGGTGCTAACCCCTGCGGTGGTGGATTTTTTGAATGCGAGGTATGGGATGGACTACGATGGAGATAGTGAGGAGGATGGAGAGTTTGAAGAGGgtgaaggaggagaagaagacggAGAAGAAGCAGCGCAAGAAG GAGCTGAATCTGATGAGAACTGA
- the LOC116210131 gene encoding josephin-like protein, with protein MAASEKPNIYHEKQRLQFCLLHSLNNLFQQEDTFTKESLNLIAERLVLDDPTKEAWTPLSVLFKPHHNTLTGNYDINVLISALESKGKSVVWHDRRYGASSIGLDHERLMGIVLNVPVRRYAGLWRTRHWITVRKIDGVWYNLDSDLRSPQAFENAEEAKSFLDHAIGSGGEVLLVMNDIHDEQR; from the exons ATGGCGGCGAGTGAGAAGCCCAACATCTACCACGAGAAGCAGAGGTTGCAGTTCTGCCTCTTACACTCCCTCAACAATCTCTTTCAG CAAGAGGACACCTTCACTAAGGAAAGCTTGAACTTGATTGCCGAGAGACTCGTGCTTGATGATCCCACCAAGGAAGCATGGACTCCTCTATCTGTGCTATTCAAGCCTCACCACAATACACTCACGGGAAACTACGACATAAACGTCTTGATCTCTGCCTTGGAAAGCAAGGGAAAGAGTGTGGTTTGGCACGATCGCCGCTATGGGGCTTCTTCTATCGGTCTAGACCACGAGAGATTGATGGGCATTGTGCTCAATGTGCCAGTGAGGAGGTATGCAGGGCTATGGAGGACTAGGCATTGGATCACGGTCCGTAAGATTGATGGAGTCTGGTACAACCTGGACAGTGATCTCAGATCACCTCAAGCTTTTGAGAATGCAGAAGAAGCGAAGAGTTTTCTGGATCATGCAATTGGTAGTGGCGGGGAGGTCTTGCTTGTCATGAATGATATTCATGATGAGCAACGGTGA
- the LOC116212327 gene encoding josephin-like protein codes for MSAGGSNRAEMKKTVICYRGKSGTKNTVPRNKCWSENCCFRVPKRRRWEPSPVTIRFLKDLRDRAIRALCMVSLRKKASPKISSLEKSQPAPFAASADSHRSESVEACIQYINSSSSSSSSSAQSESNPNPNPNPDKAVSKSK; via the coding sequence ATGTCGGCTGGAGGGAGTAACCGAGCCGAGATGAAGAAGACGGTCATCTGCTACAGGGGAAAGTCAGGAACCAAGAATACAGTTCCGAGAAACAAGTGCTGGTCGGAAAATTGCTGTTTCAGAGTACCCAAGAGAAGAAGATGGGAGCCTTCACCCGTCACCATCAGATTCCTCAAGGATCTCAGAGACAGAGCCATAAGAGCTCTGTGTATGGTGTCACTCAGAAAGAAGGCCTCGCCAAAGATCTCTTCCTTAGAAAAATCACAACCAGCACCATTTGCAGCATCTGCTGATTCACATAGAAGCGAATCAGTTGAAGCCTGCATTCAGTACATcaactcctcctcctcctcctcctcctcctctgctcAGTCAGAATCAAATCCCAATCCCAATCCTAATCCCGATAAGGCAGTCTCCAAGTCCAAATAG
- the LOC116211139 gene encoding cytochrome P450 86A1: MDPLLLLFSLSAATCAYLLWFYLLARNLTGPKVWPVFGSLPYLFLNRKRMHDWIASNLCSTGGAATYQTCTIALPFLARRQGFYTVTCHPKNIEHVLRTRFDNYPKGPTWQTAFHDLLGQGIFNSDGDTWLIQRKTAALEFTTRTLRQAMARWVNRTIRTRLWVILDKAARDHTPVDLQDLLLRLTFDNICGLTFGKDPETLSPEMPENPFAIAFDTATEATLQRLIYPGFLWRLKKVLMIGSEDRLKKSLQIVENYMNEAIDARKEKPSDDLLSRFLKKRDMDGNLFPISVLQRIALNFVLAGRDTSSVALSWFFWLVMNHARVEEKILRELKTVLTESRGGEPKRWMEEPLTFDEAEKLTYLKAALAETLRLYPSVPEDFKYVITDDVLPDGTFVPAGSTVTYSIYSVGRMKAIWGEDCMEFRPERWLTAGGDRFEPPKDGYKFVAFNAGPRTCLGKDLAYLQMKSVASAVLLRYRLSTVPGHRVEQKMSLTLFMKNGLRVYLHPRTLA; encoded by the coding sequence ATGGACCCCTTACTCCTCCTCTTTAGCCTATCTGCCGCTACTTGTGCATACCTCCTATGGTTCTACCTCCTAGCCCGGAATCTAACTGGACCGAAGGTCTGGCCAGTCTTCGGGAGCCTCCCTTACCTCTTCTTGAACAGGAAGAGGATGCACGACTGGATCGCCAGCAACCTCTGCTCCACCGGCGGTGCTGCCACCTACCAGACGTGCACCATCGCCTTGCCCTTCCTGGCCCGGAGGCAGGGGTTCTACACTGTTACGTGCCATCCCAAGAACATCGAGCATGTCCTGCGCACCCGCTTCGATAACTACCCCAAGGGGCCCACGTGGCAGACCGCCTTCCACGACCTACTCGGCCAAGGTATCTTCAACAGCGACGGCGACACATGGCTTATACAGCGAAAGACTGCGGCCCTCGAATTCACGACCCGGACCCTGAGACAGGCCATGGCCCGGTGGGTGAACCGGACCATCAGAACTCGCCTCTGGGTCATACTGGACAAGGCCGCTAGAGACCACACCCCAGTGGATCTCCAGGACCTGCTCCTCCGGCTCACGTTTGACAACATATGCGGGCTCACCTTCGGCAAGGACCCAGAGACGCTCTCCCCGGAAATGCCCGAGAACCCATTCGCCATAGCTTTTGACACCGCCACTGAGGCCACCCTCCAGCGGCTCATCTACCCAGGATTCTTGTGGCGGCTCAAGAAGGTACTCATGATAGGATCCGAGGACAGGCTGAAGAAGAGCCTTCAAATCGTCGAGAACTACATGAATGAGGCGATTGATGCCAGGAAGGAGAAGCCCTCCGACGACCTCCTCTCCCGGTTCCTGAAGAagcgtgatatggatgggaacCTCTTCCCAATCTCCGTCCTCCAGCGGATAGCCCTCAACTTCGTCCTTGCCGGCCGTGATACGTCATCAGTCGCACTGAGCTGGTTCTTCTGGCTTGTCATGAACCATGCACGCGTGGAGGAGAAGATTCTGCGGGAACTGAAGACTGTTCTGACAGAATCACGAGGCGGTGAACCCAAAAGGTGGATGGAGGAGCCACTGACGTTTGACGAAGCTGAGAAGTTGACTTACCTCAAAGCCGCTCTAGCAGAGACCTTGAGGCTCTATCCATCAGTGCCTGAGGACTTCAAGTACGTCATAACTGATGATGTCCTTCCAGATGGCACCTTCGTTCCAGCAGGGTCCACTGTAACATACTCGATCTACTCAGTCGGGAGGATGAAGGCAATATGGGGGGAGGACTGCATGGAATTCCGGCCGGAGAGGTGGCTGACAGCAGGGGGAGACCGGTTTGAGCCTCCAAAGGATGGATACAAGTTTGTGGCATTCAATGCAGGGCCGAGGACGTGCCTGGGGAAGGACCTAGCATACCTGCAGATGAAGTCAGTGGCCTCAGCGGTGCTCCTGCGTTACCGCCTGTCGACCGTTCCCGGTCACCGGGTGGAGCAGAAGATGTCTCTCACCCTCTTCATGAAAAACGGGCTGCGAGTATACTTGCACCCCCGCACACTCGCCTAG
- the LOC116211138 gene encoding sodium-dependent phosphate transport protein 1, chloroplastic, producing MNAAKAFLYSFSPHFHHLHPHKTRPDKSLHRRRCSVSELRPPNQRRHDFRFSVNREGHRFVFLVRARQPGVKSEPCDVSTESVKFQDELNEVVVSGEEDGVAWWEEFPKRWVIVVLCFSAFLLCNMDRVNMSIAILPMSAEFNWNPTTVGLIQSSFFWGYLLTQIAGGIWADTVGGKLVLGFGVVWWSVATVLTPIAAKVGLPFLLVVRVFMGIGEGVAMPAMNNILSKWVPVSERSRSLALVYSGMYLGSVTGLAFSPFLIHQFGWPSVFYSFGSLGTVWFAIWLNKAYSSPLEDPHLRPEEKKLILTKSVSREPVKTIPWGLILSKQPVWALIISHFCHNWGTFILLTWMPTYYNQVLKFNLTESGLLCVLPWLTMAFSANLGGWIADTLVSRGLSVTTVRKIMQTVGFLGPAFFLTQLSHVNSPAMAVLCMACSQGTDAFSQSGLYSNHQDIAPRYSGVLLGLSNTAGVLAGVFGTAATGYILQHGSWDDVFKVSVGLYLVGTVVWNLFSTGEKILD from the exons ATGAACGCTGCCAAAGCTTTCCTCTACTCCTTCTCCCCGCATTTCCATCACCTTCACCCGCACAAAACCCGACCGGACAAATCTTTGCACCGGAGGAGATGCTCCGTCTCTGAACTCAGGCCCCCGAACCAGCGCAGGCACGACTTCCGGTTCTCCGTGAACCGCGAAGGGCATCGGTTTGTCTTCCTGGTCAGGGCGCGACAGCCGGGCGTGAAGTCGGAGCCCTGCGATGTGTCGACGGAGTCGGTGAAGTTCCAGGATGAGCTGAACGAGGTCGTCGTGTCCGGCGAGGAGGATGGCGTTGCGTGGTGGGAAGAGTTCCCGAAACGATGGGTCATCGTCGTCTTGTGCTTCTCCGCTTTCCTGCTATGTAACATGGACAGA GTGAATATGAGTATTGCCATACTTCCCATGTCTGCAGAGTTCAACTGGAACCCGACTACCGTTGGCCTGATCCAGTCTTCTTTCTTCTGGGGCTATCTTCTCACTCAG ATTGCCGGTGGCATTTGGGCTGACACTGTGGGTGGAAAGCTCGTCTTGGGATTTGGGGTTGTCTGGTGGTCCGTTGCTACAGTTCTCACCCCGATCGCTGCTAAAGTCGGGTTGCCTTTTCTACTAGTTGTTCGGGTCTTCATGGGAATCGGTGAG GGGGTTGCTATGCCTGCCATGAATAATATACTATCAAAATGGGTACCTGTATCAGAGAGAAGTCGATCCTTAGCACTCGTCTACAGTGGCATGTACTTGGGGTCAGTTACGGGCTTGGCCTTTTCCCCGTTTCTAATACACCAGTTTGGGTGGCCATCCGTTTTCTACTCTTTTGGTTCGTTAGGGACAGTATGGTTTGCAATTTGGCTTAATAAG GCATACAGTTCACCTCTAGAAGATCCCCATCTGCGGCCCGAGGAAAAGAAGTTGATCCTAACAAAGAGTGTTTCAAGGGAGCCTGTGAAGACCATTCCCTGGGGTTTAATACTCTCTAAACAGCCTGTGTGGGCCTTGATAATCTCTCACTTCTGCCACAACTGGGGGACTTTTATTCTGCTCACCTGGATGCCGACTTACTATAACCAA GTCCTGAAGTTCAATCTGACTGAATCTGGTCTTCTATGCGTCTTGCCTTGGCTCACGATGGCATTCTCTGCTAACCTTGGTGGGTGGATCGCTGACACTCTTGTCAGCAGAGGTTTATCTGTGACAACAGTACGCAAG ATCATGCAGACAGTTGGGTTCCTTGGTCCAGCTTTCTTCCTCACTCAGTTGAGCCACGTTAATTCTCCCGCAATGGCTGTTCTATGCATGGCATGCAGTCAG GGAACTGACGCATTCTCGCAATCTGGCCTTTACTCAAACCATCAAGATATTGCTCCTCGGTATTCA GGAGTGTTGCTTGGTCTGTCAAATACTGCCGGTGTTCTGGCCGGTGTGTTTGGGACTGCAGCAACGGGCTACATCTTGCAACATG GGTCTTGGGATGATGTGTTCAAGGTGTCAGTCGGGCTATACTTGGTTGGAACTGTCGTCTGGAACCTTTTCTCGACTGGGGAGAAAATTTTGGATTAA